The window AGTGACATCAAATAAGTAAATGGTGACCACTTTTACATTGGCGAAGGCATCAGAAAACGCCGAGAATTTATCGACAAAGGGTGTGTAAATTTCTACTTCTATACCCACTTCTCTACAATAAATATCTTCCAGACCTGATAGCATATTTTGAAGAAAGTAATATTTCAAGAGTAGATTGTGGCGAGCACTTTTAATGATAATAAGCGCTACAAATATGAATTTGCTGTGCATTCactcactttttctcagcttaTCAATGCTAACAAAGTCCACTGGACCCTTTCTTTCTTAAAGGAAACCTCATAAAGTCATCAACGCGTGTCATTAATAAAGATAGGCTTGCAGAAATTTCCTGCGCTCATCAGTCACTTATCTAAAGACGGGGGAAGATCCTTTTTGCTTCTACTACTGTATATGTTGAGATGCTATTTACGTTTAGCGTGATCCCGAATGAGGCTAAAAAGACGATCTAAAAAAATCAAGACCTTTTAGCTTGAGACGAAGTAGGAGGGCTAAAACGACTGTTGCACGGGTCGCATCTGAACATCTCCGATCTAGAaacgacaaaaaaagatgacacatCTGATTATTTATCACCTTAAATTATTCTCCAAAGGTCAAAGGTTGAGCGCACCTGCACGTGTGGAGGGGCGCTGAGGACATAAGTGACGGCTTCGGCAACATCTTTGGCTGTCAGTGGCTGCAAATGGAACAACCGGGTTAAAATTTGATGCCGCATTTAACTAAATCCCTCAATTTAACAATATATCAAAAATGTCGACACATTGTACTTGAATaacgacaataaaggcattcaatacAATTCACTTGAATGACTAAAGGGCAGTTCCAAAAACAATGATGAATAACAGCCGGTAGATGTCTCTGtacccagaaaatcacattaatAATTTTTACCAAACCTCCCCAGAAGGCATTCTAGGAATTCCGGCGtctatatactgtatattgcgGCGTATATTTCTATCGTAACATAAAACGACTCATATCGCCATCAGTATGAAATGTGATCATTCACAGCCTggccttcccagttgaaataaaaaatgttacaaaaatacaaataaaaataacgtTACCTTAAATCTGGAGTAAGCGGCAGCTGCTTTTTCAGCGTCGCCGTTGTTGAGCCGAAGAGTGAATTCAGTCTCCACCAGACCGGGAGATATACACTAACAAAAGACAAGAAACTCAAATGACACTACAGAAGaggcaaaataaatatatatatatatatatatatatatatatatatatatatatatattgcacagGCGAATGGTACCGAGGCTCTTATTTGGGTCTTGGCCTCAAGCAGTTCCTGCCTCAAGGCCTCGGTCAGTGCCGTCACGGCAAACTTGGTGGCGCTGTAGAAGTGGACGTTGGAGTTCGGAACCATGCGATGACCGGCCATGCTGTGGCAAAATAGGTCACTTATTGATTcattatgaaaaataaatgaatgacctGTACTGTATTTTGTCAAATGCTACTCGTTATTGTGTATTCACAAAAATTTGAACAATGGGGAAAAAGTCTGAAGTCAGTTAGCATCATAGCGGCAAATGTTTGCGACTGATTAAACGGTGGCGTTACCTGTTGATGTTGATAATGTGCCCATCGTCcacatttctttctttcataGACTGATAAGCCTCTCGCGAGCATATAGACAAGCCAAGGATATTGACCTGCATGGAAATGACACCAAATGACACAAATGCATTAAGCAGGTGGCGATCCAACGTACATCCAGCATGTTCCTCCAGCCAGAAGTCTTGCCGCTCAGCAGGGGCT of the Stigmatopora argus isolate UIUO_Sarg chromosome 10, RoL_Sarg_1.0, whole genome shotgun sequence genome contains:
- the LOC144083950 gene encoding dehydrogenase/reductase SDR family member 11-like, with protein sequence MERWRGRVALVTGASVGIGAAIAKELVRFGMTVVGCARDVDKIKAVAVECQGEGLPGVLVPFKCDLTREEDIVSMFSAIKIQHKGVDVCINNAGLAHPEPLLSGKTSGWRNMLDVNILGLSICSREAYQSMKERNVDDGHIININSMAGHRMVPNSNVHFYSATKFAVTALTEALRQELLEAKTQIRASCISPGLVETEFTLRLNNGDAEKAAAAYSRFKPLTAKDVAEAVTYVLSAPPHVQIGDVQMRPVQQSF